CCcagaattcaaattaattatcaaaatataaaaaaattaagttacgaCCAATAAATTATTcagtataaaacaaaagataatcaaaacttaattttgtagacatCCGAATCTTTGACAGacacattgtaaaatatttcccCATTctaattcacccccccccctacaaATGTGTAAACCATACgtatatgatttaaaatacaataaatattcaaagtacTCCCAAACCgccataaaaataaaagcaaataggGAGATTATTTGGAgtaatatgcattataaatacttaaaaattatttataataggAATTACTGATCTGCATTCACAATCACAAATATGCATTGAACACAAATGTATGACATTTTTCAGACAAACTCAGATTAAATTATACACCCCAGTATGTACAATATACATGAAGGACATCATTTGCACCTTATAATTTGAATTAGCTAGGGTACTATCTCAATTCTCTAGTTTTAATGCACAAATCAatcattaaatgtttaataattcagTGTTTGGATGACAAATTTAAGCGAAATATTCtcaagataaattgattttcttattttaaaaaaaaatatacgtcATTACTCTTTAATTCATGTTTATGCATACATTTGAAATAAGGgagtaaaaagttaaaatacttCATGCTGAGAAATTATCCAGAGATCTGCAATGTAGATACTTCTTGTAGCTGCAGCCAGGTATTatccaatatatgtataaattactTCAGACTAGACAATAAGACATCaaaataatacacatgtatattgatagaatctaaataacaacaacaacaaaaatgcaGCTAAAATCTGTCCCAAGATTTTTTGCTTCATTATTAGTTATTCATAAATaccttcgctagccaagggtgtgTGATCTGCAGGAGCggcgcggatcagaaacccttggcttacaaagatgaaatatttcagggtttaaacaatatttatttacataccagaatgaaaatttgtttaccggtttttatatttgaatccCCCCTCCCtcccactctctctctctctctctctctctcgagcTGACTTGTTCGCCTAAAAAAAGCggctgttaaaataaaaatctatgGATATATTTGTAAagcaaataatataaaataagatCTGGATGATAGCATTTGAAAATTGTGTGAGGTGTTCCAAGAAACTTccaaaatgaaaaagataatTATAAAATCTCCATAAGAAGTCagtttttcgttcctgtgaaaaaAAGCGACGAATTTTAATTAATGAaggatttcaattgtatttcgtTTAGCTGTGTATGTTTCCATAAAAATTGTCAACATGTGATGGAAACAGTagcttgggacagactatagcatAGCAGGGGTTGTATAAGAAATGAACAGCTGATGACAGGCCAGAGATAATGAAAGGGCATATCTAGCCCCATTGATCTGTTGATATTGGCTTCGCCCTCCAAACGgttacaccgtaaaacatattattgtacacacatatatataaatagttgTAAGAGTAGTGTACATGTTATTCAGGGGACGAGTTGggtttaaaacattcaaatactCCACGACTAAGGAAAAATCTATACCAACCTGCGACGCACACACACCATTCACTCCGAGACAAACATATAGAAGCAAGAAAACACAAACAGAAAGAAAAACGATTACAGTTAATTCCATTATAGAAATCgcacagtgttttttttttttgcgttggCCAGTTCAGAAACTACTGAGTCGCCACCGGAAGTTGACACTGGTATCATAATACCACTTGGAGAAACCCACTTGGAATGGGTTATTTATTTCCGGGATTGTTTTTCGCGCAGTTTCTCGGTAACATCGTCAAATATGTCGAATCTAATGCGACGTTTTCCATACTGTCCGTACACATGTCCATTGAAATACCACGCTGATGATATCCGTTGGTCACTACTCAGTCTGGAAATGAGGGTCGCATTATCTCTGGTGACGTCATCGGTGATTTTGACTCCTCTAGTTGTTGTCTTAATATCGGACCTCTTTCGCATTATGGTTGTCTTAGCATCCATGGTCCGCATTTTGATAAGAATTGGTCTTGGTCCTTCTTTTCCTCCTGGAATTCTGTGTACAGCTACGACATCCTGTGGGTCTATGGCAATGCTCACGCTCTTTGACAGAGTGTCGTTTATCAAATCCAAGCAGTTTTCTCCTTTATTTTCAGTGATTCCgtgaaattttatattaaatttcctTGAATATTGCTCGTTGTAGTTTGCTTTTGAGAGAGCGTTTTGTGCCATGTTCTCATTTTCTTCTACCTGTACATGAATTCTGTTCAGAGCCTCGCTTTGTTCTTCTAATTCTTTTCTAAGATCTCTATTTTCTCTCtctaattctaaaattttttCATCGTATTTCTGTTCTATTTTTTCTTGATGTTTTTGGAATAGCTCCTCAACAATGCCTTTTATTAGTTTTTTCACATCATCGcctttaatagttttttttagttCATCCTTTATTTCGCCTAGTTGGGCATGTATCGAGGCCCATTCACTCTCGACCGTTTTTGCAGTAGTTGCTGATTTTGTAGTTTTTGGTGTTTGAGGTGTTGTGGGCGTTTTGTCAACTGTTTTTTCAGTGTTAAGTCGGCGAGTTGTGACACCATCTTTCGGCATGTTGAAATATTGCTTAATTGTATTCGGCCTATTCATGTACATGAAAACATGTATACACAGTGAATCTATTTATAGATCGGACGTGAACAATACCCAGTGTTAATAAAGTACTCACGGCGTCCTTTCCATGGAATATTACGAGTTTCAGTTGAAGATAGTTAATCCCCGACTCACTACACACAGAATTGGAAAAATTCGAGGGTCTCGCTAGTCTCTAGTTCCCTAATTTTGGCCACAGTTGCACCGCTGTTACTGACCGTGACCTACCTGGTCAAGCGCCATATTTGGAATCAATTGAAGAAATTTTAACTGTTAACTGACTAAGATCTTTCTTGAGACGAAATTTTTTCACATGACTATGTGCAGTTTTTGTATTTTCATGCTGCCGTTGCGGCAGCATGAAAATACGAAAACTGCAGGGCATTGTGACTTTGTgcagttttcatattttcatgcTGCTGTTGCGGCAGCATGAAAATACGAAAACTGCACGAAGTCACGTGAAAAGTTTTCGTCTCTTAGTCATGATATAGTTTTGTGTGATGGGCCCCTGTGTACTTGGAATatcatatgattatttttttattatatgtagCAGCTACTGTCATTGAGCATGgttctgttttgaaaatattctatcattttagattttttttcctggcagacttatatatatatatatatatatatatatatatatatatatatatatatatatatatatatatatatgtttcttaAGTATTCTTATGGTATTATTAACTTACAACATAATGAATATGGTTTCGTTTTAATACAGTCTTTTGTTTgataacacatttttaaaaaagtaaaccaattacattttcctttaatttcaatatataacGCAGACAAATATAGAAGGGCAAAAATACCATGTtctgttctttatttgtttaaaataaattccgTTTTATTTTACTGGTATTGTTGTAGATTATTAGCGCAACTTCTCTTCGTCTGGGTTATAGACACTAAGATATGTATCGCTGGCACGTGGTGGGATGGATTGAAAGAAGGCCCGACCTGTTCTGAACCGGACACTTGTGGTGAAGGAGACGCAACTTGTGAATGTTTTCTTACTATCGAACATCGTCTTACAATGATGACTTCACCAGATCCTGTTCTTGTTTGGCCAAAAAATGGAAGTCTATATCGTTTTGACGACGTAGACGGGAAAAATCCGTTGCccaaaaacacaattaaaaatacGATAACATCAGACGGTGTTGGTTCGCGAATGGTGATAACAGTTAATGGTCTATTTCCTGGTCCATCTATTGTAGCTTATGAAGGTCAGGATATGATAATACATGTCCGGAATCTTATGCACACAGAATCAACATCCATACATTGGCATGGTATTAAACAAACTAACTCAGTCTACTCCGATGGAGTTGCCTTTATCACTCAATGTCCGATTCTTCCAGGgcaaaattttacatatacatttaaagCAAACCCCCTGGGTACCCATTTTTATCATGCTCAAATGGGTAATCAACGAAGCATGGGACTTTATGGTGCCCTGATTATCAAaccaaaagaaaatattttacctcTTCTTTATGAAGAATTTACCGTTTTGTTGCAAGACTGGAATCACAATGATGACCCCGAAACATCTTATTTAAGAATGATGGATGGAGTTTATGATCTAGATACtagaaaatttataaatgcCTCACATTCTGTCGACGGGACAAAATTCGGCGAATTTGAGTTTCATTCTGGACTTATAAACGGAATGGGAcgattttacaaaacaaataccGTTAATAATGAAGCTCCGTTGCAGAGTTTTGAGGTAGAACAATCAAAGAACTATTTGTTCCGCGTTATAAGCGCCGCCACATTATACCCTTTTCGAGTTTATATCGAAGGTCACAGAGAATTAACAATTTTAGCTTCAGATGGATATGATATCGTCAAAAATAATAGGACAACAAATAATGAACTTGTGGTAGAATCCTTTATTATTCATCCTGGagaaagatttgattttttggtTAATGCTGCTCAGAGCCCGGGCTCATATCTTATCGTAGCTGAAAGTTTAGAAGATTTGGATTCCTCAGTGGACGAATACCATGCTGCTGAAGCCATATTGCATTATGTTGGTACTCCTGTCATCAGTAATCCACCAAAATCAACGCCAAATTCTTGTACACTTCCAATGCCATGTACCACATTTAACTGTCCATTTCTATATTATCCATTAGGTACAAATCGTAATTGCCTGACGTTTGACAATGAAACCTATAGTGAAGAaactgaaaaatcaaattttagggAAGTGTTGAATGTTAAGGAAACCTTATACTTCAACTTTGGCTTTCCGGGTGATCTTACAAAAAATAGAGGCTCTGTCAATGGTCGTCAATTTGTGTTTCCAGCTGAACCAATGCTATATAGAATTGACAAAATGCAAGCGTCATGCGAAAATGCTCATTGTGGTCCAGACAATGTATGTCGATgcacattttatgattttttagaaaaagatatgGCGTATCAAATTGTATTAAGTAACATAGGTGATGGAAAAGGGTGGTCTCATCCGATTCATCTGCATGGTTATCATTTTTATGTGGTTAAAATGGGATTTGGAAGGTATGATAGAGCATCTGCAAAGATCATGGAAGAGACTAATGACATCCGATGTACTGGTTTATCAACACCAAATCTGTGTAATAAAGAACTTTGGAAACCTGAAGCTTGGATTTCTAAACCTAATTCCATCCCTGGGATAAAATTAACAAACCCTCCTCGAAAAGATACAATCATCGTTCCTTCAGGAGGATTCGTTATTATTAGATTCAAAGCGAGCAATCCTGGTCCATGGTTTTTCCATAGTCAGGTTAACCTTCATACAACTTATGGATTGGGAATGGTCCTCTACGTGGGTAATATCTCTGACTCTCCAACATTACCAAACTCACTTGTATGTTGGAATGACAATCTTAAAGAAAGTGGTGGAAACTCAAAAATCTCACATGAAAAAGAAAACCCGAATAAAAGTGAACTTGAAGCGAAAGTAGTAATAGGAATAGTATCATTTTGTTGTGGTGCAGCAATATCAGTAATAATTTATTGTTGTGTTTCCTACATTCGTAGAAAAACCTCACAAAATCAACGTGAAGTAAACATTCCTTCAAGAATAAATTTAGGAACCGTAGAAGGCAATGGTGGTTTAGGTGAAGAGGAACAAGAAACCAACCGACAACCACCAAAAGGAATGAAATGAGTTACTTCTTGAGATTGGAGTATTACTAATACATCTGACGTAATGTGTACATTGGagttaattataaaataattcacAATAAACAACGTAATTAcctaaagctgacatgaattcatcaAAGTATTTGATTGCCATATTAGTTTTGATTGCTCCTCAACTGCTATTGGggataaatatgtttatatcggtgttatatagtgccttttccccggAAAAAGGTGTAATGTGTTTTGTGGGTTCTAACCGcgaatgatattaattttttcttaacgtTACTTTACGTTTAGtttgattattataattaaatgaaaatcacttcataTTTGATCACAAATATGAttgaatgatataataaattttccttttaacCCTCTGTGCTTGAAACCTTTATTTGTCTGAAACTCTACGTTCCAGCAAGTGTGCTGAACCAAAGCCTCCCAGACCGCAGTCTGAAACCTAGTGCCTTAAATCACTCTCTTGGCTTTGTATTAACTACTAGTACAGTACCGAAGAATATATAAATCTCAAATGGTCCGTCTGCATTAATTTGAGACACCGCAAATGAGACCTATAATTCTTACCCGTAGATCTCCTTTCGCTTCTGCAGCAATCCGACAACTGAACTCCGTTCAATAGCGCGCCGGCCTTTTATAGCCTCAAAAAAATCGCTTTCCGTCACGTGACTCGGGATCATCGTAACGTTTTATCTAATAACCAAACACAGAGGAAATTATCTGATTCAATGATGCTttaattggaatatttactaCAAAGGTTATataaaagccccccccccccccccaaaaaaaaaaatggctatatagctgTTTTTCTCTAACAGATATTTGTCTATACAGTAGAATTACCCTTTTTTGTAGCCAGATCGTCCCCAGAAAACCTACCATTTACAATGTAGTAGTTTTACTTTCCGATCATGTTAAACATTAATATTGGAAGTTTTCATcaatgtgaactaataatatggTGCTTGGGTTTcagtatttgtttttaaaataagatttgcctataaaattacatttttgaatgtttttataaaGGGCCCATTTTATACattgatttgtgtgaaaaaatcactgaaatcagtttttctctcttattaaatggtcaatatattagcttttctttgaatttatatctacataaagtcttcataatacgtAAAGATCAGAAATATTAGTGGAAGCATAAGAAATagttaaaatcatcaaaatttaagaaaactaGGGATATTGTGGGCTAAGCcatatcaattttagtttcaatatttattccaatttagtagcatAAACTGATAGACATTctaatattctatcatttcattgaagaatataaaatttaatatcttAACAGATGTTTAGAAAACTACAAagaactacatttatttttatcatccgttaaagggtcatggtcacgattttggtcaaattttatttttctgtttttattatttacaatgctttaggaatgcatttctaatcaCCAAATGAAATTTAGGTGCCAGGCAATGAGTtttagcaagatacagggctcacaaatcctcgtcatgtaaacaaggctcgtgccctgtttttgttttcataggttcaatatactagtaaaaaaactttttcaagctgatttgtctatctttttattcagtttaagcataaataaacagttcgtaacaattaacacattcatttgaggtctaaaactggaattttcgcttcaacattcaaaatgtaaacaaaagttttgtttacatagcgaagaattgtaagcttaATAATTTGCTtacaactcaacaaatgacaatcaaattttggttgcctatcaaaaatgtcttactgaagcattgtaaacattaaaatcgaaaaaataatttttgaccaaaatcgtgaccatgcccctttaagttgAGGAAAAGGGTAGTGACCATaacctgacctttatgcaaaaacaaggcggtcaaatttgattaaactgatggAATCATTTGGTTGGATAATCTGTTttactgtgtcaaaatttcatgaatttctttttataagaAGAATGTATAATAATGAGAAAACTCCTTCgttaatgtatatatttctCAAATAAAACATAACTGCATGGTACCTCTATAACAAAGTCAAATATATCTTGTGCAGACTGATATTTTCTTACACTCAATTTTATGGTCCCAATTTTGTGGAAAAGCTACATTTTACCTAGCAATGGTTCATGAGTGGACTTAAATGATCTactttcatattttaaacaaaattatatttttaatttaaatatgcaGCAGTTCCAAATCATTTGGTTAAGACatgttaaagaaaacaattatatttacaagatcttttatttaacatcatgaaaaaggggctgacccttcaaataagggaccaaaaatcgttaaaaggttttactttataactcaaaacgGTAAAGATTTTAATATGACTGTAGCTGGAAAAAGTGTTCATTATGATTGTATAGATATCGTTTTAATAATATTCAGCTGTTTGGGTATTgcgtaatatacatgtaagtgttaAAAGCTAGACTCGTTACGTGTATTACGTCATAATTTTGGCACACCGCGTAATTCTACAAGTTGTACAAAACGTGTATAATCAAAAGAACAAGGAGGTAATTACTAGACGATATGTTGAGGACGACTGTGCttttggtttcatcaaattcataaaatattttcataaacagTTTTctcaacaaaataatatatcgtTTCCACAAGATAGCTTTGTAGCAACCTCTGATGATACACTGTccaatgatataatgttgcattagcggtcaggatgttgaccactaatgaaaTAATTCTATCATTCATGAACAATCTAATCGTCTGCTAAtgatattatttcatatttttaccaTTAAGGGTCTAAATTCGTAACTACTAATGATATTGAGAAGTGGAATAAGTACTACCTTGACTactaatgatatacatttggttacatttacaaatgcattagtggatgatataattatcatatcgtatcatatcaCGATGATATAGTGGATAGATATGATATTaatcatatcatataattatatcattaaaggttgCCACTCCTCACACACAAAAGTAACCCGATATCCTGTCTATTGCAAACTGAAAGTCGGATGTC
This is a stretch of genomic DNA from Crassostrea angulata isolate pt1a10 chromosome 4, ASM2561291v2, whole genome shotgun sequence. It encodes these proteins:
- the LOC128181636 gene encoding uncharacterized protein LOC128181636 produces the protein MKLSLRLLAQLLFVWVIDTKICIAGTWWDGLKEGPTCSEPDTCGEGDATCECFLTIEHRLTMMTSPDPVLVWPKNGSLYRFDDVDGKNPLPKNTIKNTITSDGVGSRMVITVNGLFPGPSIVAYEGQDMIIHVRNLMHTESTSIHWHGIKQTNSVYSDGVAFITQCPILPGQNFTYTFKANPLGTHFYHAQMGNQRSMGLYGALIIKPKENILPLLYEEFTVLLQDWNHNDDPETSYLRMMDGVYDLDTRKFINASHSVDGTKFGEFEFHSGLINGMGRFYKTNTVNNEAPLQSFEVEQSKNYLFRVISAATLYPFRVYIEGHRELTILASDGYDIVKNNRTTNNELVVESFIIHPGERFDFLVNAAQSPGSYLIVAESLEDLDSSVDEYHAAEAILHYVGTPVISNPPKSTPNSCTLPMPCTTFNCPFLYYPLGTNRNCLTFDNETYSEETEKSNFREVLNVKETLYFNFGFPGDLTKNRGSVNGRQFVFPAEPMLYRIDKMQASCENAHCGPDNVCRCTFYDFLEKDMAYQIVLSNIGDGKGWSHPIHLHGYHFYVVKMGFGRYDRASAKIMEETNDIRCTGLSTPNLCNKELWKPEAWISKPNSIPGIKLTNPPRKDTIIVPSGGFVIIRFKASNPGPWFFHSQVNLHTTYGLGMVLYVGNISDSPTLPNSLVCWNDNLKESGGNSKISHEKENPNKSELEAKVVIGIVSFCCGAAISVIIYCCVSYIRRKTSQNQREVNIPSRINLGTVEGNGGLGEEEQETNRQPPKGMK